A region of Lycium barbarum isolate Lr01 chromosome 1, ASM1917538v2, whole genome shotgun sequence DNA encodes the following proteins:
- the LOC132643895 gene encoding serine/threonine-protein phosphatase 7 long form homolog, with amino-acid sequence MGEATITFQDVEVLYGLPVNSNPVLGIEQTRDNAHSQSICAILLGFTPVPGDIKYSCLKVSALNTHMQRQLKLPDMKTQDIVNQIARCCMFLLIAGTLMADTSVSYLKLMYLPMLKDVNAIGSYRCLCKASQGNQHEIARFLPLLQVWVWERVTVLRPQIVAQRDTQNIFLLVYLGVHMLLDGLHVLVGPALPGMC; translated from the exons ATGGGTGAGGCGACGATCACCTTCCAGGATGTAGAGGTGTTGTATGGTTTACCTGTGAATAGTAATCCAGTACTTGGGATTGAGCAGACAAGGGACAACGCGCATTCGCAAAGTATTTGTGCAATATTATTAGGTTTTACTCCAGTTCCTGGAGACATCAAATATAGTTGCCTCAAGGTATCTGCGCTTAATACACATATGCAACGTCAGCTAAAGTTGCCGGACATGAAAACACAGGATATAGTCAATCAGATAGCTAGATGTTGTATGTTTTTGTTGATTGCTGGTACGTTGATGGCAGATACATCTGTTAGTTACTTGAAGCTTATGTACTTGCCTATGCTCAAGGACGTTAATGCGATTGGGTCTTATCGTTGTCTTTGTAAAGCCTCACAGGGTAACCAACATGAGATAGCAAGATTCCTACCACTACTACAG GTTTGGGTATGGGAGAGAGTTACAGTCCTCAGGCCCCAGATAGTAGCACAAAGGGATACGCAAAATATTTTCCTGCTGGTTTACCTAGGGGTCCACATGCTACTAGATGGTTTGCACGTTTTAGTTGGACCGGCACTACCAGGAATGTGTTGA
- the LOC132643914 gene encoding uncharacterized protein LOC132643914, whose protein sequence is MGAGREVVISLDGVRDKNIMQLKKINTAIFPVRYNDKYYTDAIASGDFTKLAYYSDICVGAIACRLEKKEGGTVSVYIMTLGVLAPYRGLGTGTKLLNHVLDLCAKQNVNEIYLHVHTTNEDAINFYKKFGFEVTDKIQNYYTNITPPDCFVLKKFITQTKK, encoded by the exons ATGGGGGCAGGACGTGAAGTTGTAATTTCGTTGGATGGAGTTAGGGACAAGAACATTATGCAACTCAAGAAAATCAACACTGCTATTTTCCCTGTACGCTATAACGATAAGTATTACACTGATGCTATTGCCTCTGGTGATTTCACCAAGCTAG CATATTACAGTGATATCTGTGTAGGTGCAATTGCATGTCGCCTTGAGAAGAAGGAGGGTGGGACTGTTAGTGTTTACATAATGACTCTGGGTGTTTTGGCTCCATATCGTGGGTTAGGTACTG GCACAAAGCTGTTGAATCATGTTCTCGATCTTTGTGCCAAGCAGAACGTTAATGAGATTTATTTGCATGTGCACACAACTAATGAAGATGCCATCAATTTCTATAAGAAATTTGGATTCGAGGTTACAGATAAAATCCAAAACTATTATACAAACATTACCCCACCAGACTGTTTTGTCCTGAAGAAGTTCATCACTCAAACAAAGAAATAG